DNA sequence from the Stigmatella aurantiaca genome:
CTTCTTGATGGGCCCTTCCACCGTATTCCGGCGCTGACGGGCCTCGGCCTCCAACCGCTTGCGATCCTTCTCGCTCACGGGGGCCGAGGAAGCCTTGTCCCCGGGCTTCCCCTTCTCCCCTGCCCCGGCCGCCTCCGCCTCCGCCTTCAGGCGGAGCTGCTCTTGGTGGTAGAGGTACTCGTCCAGGTTGCCCGCGTACGGCACCACCTTACCGTCCACCACGTCCCACACCGTCGTGGCCAGGCTGTTCACGAAGCCCCGGTTGTGGGAGACGAACAGCAGCGTCCCGCCGTAGCCCTGCAGCGCCTCGATGAGCATCTCGGTCGAGTCCAGGTCCAGGTGGTTGGTGGGCTCGTCCATCAGCAGGAAGTTTGAGGGCCGCAAAAGCAGCTTCGCCAGCGCCACGCGGGCCCGCTCTCCTCCGGACAGCACGCCGATGGGCTTGTCCACGTCATCGCCCGAGAAGAGGAACGCCCCCAGCACCCCGCGCACGTAGCTCTGGGGCTTGTCCGCCGCCAGCGGCTGCACCTCCTCCAGGATGGAGTTGCGCTTGTCGAGCGTGTCCGCGTGGTGCTGGGCGTAGTAGCCCATCACCACGTTGTGCCCCAGCGACACCTCCCCGCCGTCCGCCGCCAGCTCTCCGGCCAGGATTTTCAGGAGCGTCGTCTTACCCGCCCCGTTGGCCCCCACCACCGCGATGCGCTGGCCGCGCTCCAAGCGCGCATCCAGCCCCGAGTACACCACCTGCGGGCCATAGCGCTTGCTCACGCCCTTGAGCGTGGCCACGTCCCGGCCCGAGCGCTCCACCTCCGGGAAACGGAAGTGCACCGTGGAGCGCTCCTCCAGCAGGTGCACCTCCTCCAGCCGCTCCAGCATCTTCTCGCGGCTCTTGGCCTGCCGGGCCTTGGTCGCCTTGGCGCCGAACCGGTCAATGAAGGACTGGAGCTCGGCGCGGCGGGCCTCCACCTTCGCGGCCCGCGCCTTGAGCTGCTCCATCTCCTCGGCGCGCTGGCGCTTGTAGTCGTTGTAGTTGCCCACGTACGAGCGCAACCCCTCGATCTCCAGCGAGACGATCCGGTTGACCTGCCGGTTGAGGAAGTCCCGGTCGTGGGAGATGAGCACCAGCGCCTTGTTGCTGCGGCGCATGAACCCGTCGAACCACGTCAGCGTGGGCACATCCAGGTGGTTGGTGGGCTCGTCCAGGAGCAGCAGGTCCGGATCCTGGAGCAGCAGCCCCGCCAGCGCGGCGCGCATCCGCCAGCCGCCGGACAGGGCGCTGGTGGGCTTGGCCAGGTCCGCGTCCCGGAACCCCAGCCCCTTGAGGATGCGCTCGGCGTGGTGGCGCCCGTAGTGGTCCTCGAAGTGGTCCAGCTCCGTGTGCAGGTCCGCCAGCTCCTGCGACAGCTCCAGCTGCCCGGCCTCGTCCGTCTCCTGGGCCAGGGCCGTCTCGGTCTTCTTCAGCCGGGCTTCCAGCGCGTCCCGGCCGGGCACGGTGCTCATCACCGCCTCCACCACCGAGCCCTCGGGCAAGCCCGCCAGCTCCTGGGGCAGGTAGCCCACCCGGGCCCCCCGCGCGTAGATGATGGTGCCCGAGTCGGCGTGCTGCGCGCCGGCCAGGAGCTTCATCAGCGAGCTCTTTCCGGTTCCGTTGGCACCCACCAACCCCACGCGATCCCGGGGGCCGAGGGTGAAGCTGGTGTCGTCGAAGAGGACCTTCTTGCCGTAGGCGAGGCAGAGGTCCTGGGCGATGATGAGGCTCATGGCGGGTGTGGGGTGTAGCAGCCCGGAGCCCCCTCGGAAACGATTTGCATGCCTGCTCGCCTACTCGCCGCGTCCTGACGGGCTTGCGTATACTGGCCCGCAATGGCCTCTCCGTGCGTTCACTGCGGCAGCACTGCTGGTCCTGACCACCTCTGTTCGGGGGCCAACCTAGCGCTGCTGGGGCAGGTGCTCGATGGCCGGTACAAGATCGACAGCGTGCTTGGCCATGGCGGCATGGGCATGGTGTTCCGGGCCACGCAGACCTCCGTGCAGCGGCCCGTGGCCGTCAAGACGCTGAACTCGGCGCTGGCCGTCGCCCCCACCTTCTTCGAGCGCTTCCGCCGCGAGGCCGAGGTGGCCAGCCGCCTGCGCCACCCCAACGTCATCACCATCTTCGACTTTGGCCGCGCGCCCGACGGCACCTGCTACTTCGTGATGGAGCTGCTGGGCGGCGAGAGCCTCAAGGAGATCGTCAAGCGCGACGGGCCCATGCCCCTGCGGCGCGCGGTGAACCTCCTGGAGCAGGCCGCGCGGGGGCTCGCCCACGCCCACGCGGAGAACTGCGTCCACCGGGACCTCAAGCCCCACAACATCATGGTGCAGCAGCTCGACGGGAAGGACTTCGTCAAGGTGCTGGACTTCGGCCTCGTCAAGGCGATGGAGCAGGACGAGGAGGAGCAGCTCACCTCCACCGGCCAGGTGCTCGGCACCCCGCAGTACATGCCCCCGGAGCAGGCCGGCGGCGAGCTGGTGGATGCCCGCTCGGACCTGTACGCCCTCACGGGCGTGCTCTTCTATTGCCTCACGGGCACCTCCCCCTACGGCGCCAACACGGTGCGCAAGGCGCTCACCGCCGCGCTCACGCAGACCGTCCCGGCGGTGAACAGCAAGCGCCAGGGGGCGCCCGTGCCGCCCTCCATCGATGACTTCATGCAGAAGGGGCTGGCGCGAGAGAAGGAGGACCGCTTCCAGTCCGCCGAGGAGTTCATCGAGGAGATGCTGGACGCGATCGAAGGCCTCTCCAACGAGGAGCTGGATGCGGCCCCCTCGGGCGGCGCCACCGGGCGCGAGAACGGCAGTGGCAGCAAGCCCAGCGTCTCCAAGCACCGCAAGCCGGGCAGCCCGGTGGGAAGCTCCAGCGCCCGCGCGTCCCGGCCCTCCTCGGGAGCCTCCGGCCGGTCTCCCAACGTCATCGTCGCCAAGGGCGCCTCGGGCTCCCCTTCCTCGAACCGGAGCAGGTCCTCGGGGGGAGCCGCTCCACGGGCCGCCCCCGCCCCGGAAGGCATGCCCCTGGCGAAGAAGGCCGCGCTGGTGGGCGTCCCCGCGCTCCTGCTCCTGGCGGGGCTCGGGGTGGTGGCCGTGAAGATGCGGGGTGAGGACAAGGCCCCCGCCCGGGTGCAGCAGGCCGAACGCGTCCCAGCGCAGCAGCCCCTGCCCTCGGAGCCCCCGGCCCTGGCCGCCGCGGAGGCGCCCCCCGCAGCCCCCTCGCCCACGGTGCTGGTGAAGTGCAACACCACGCCCGACGGTGCAGCCATCTTCAATGAGCGGGACGAGCAGATCGGCACCACGCCCGGGATGCTGGCCCTGCCGCGAGGCCAGAAGCACCGGCTCACCTTCCGGCTGGCGGGCCACCAGGACGCGGAACGCCCGCTGGACCTCAGCATCGCCGCGGGCGACATGCTCGCGGTGGATGTGCCGCTCACCCCGCTGCGCGCGGCCCCCACGCCGGGCAAGCCCAAGCCCGCCCGCCCGGCCAGTCCGCCCGCCTCCGACATCTCCATCTTCGAATAGCGCCCCCCTCCTGCCGCCTCGGACTTCCAGCGTCCAGGCAGGCAGGCGATGGGGCCCCTGGCAACTCCCACACCCGGTTTTTCCGGTGAATTGCAGGAGGGCGTTCCCAGCCCCATTTCACTGGGGATGCTCTCGACCTCTCAGATTACCTTCCGCGAAAAGACCCTCGCCGATCCGCACGAGGCGGAGGGCTCTCCGCGCCGCACGGAGCGCGAGACGCTTCTTCAGGCGCGCATCAAGGATCTGAAGCTGCACCTCCAGGGCACCCCCCTGGAGCGGCACATCCAGCAGCTCTACACGGAGCTCGAGGCCAAGGGCATCTCCTTCCGGCCCGAGTGCTACCTGTCGGATCAGTGGGGGTGCCCCTCGGGGGTGCCGGTCATCGGCCTGCCCTTCTACCTGGCGGACCCTCGCCTGCACACCTTGGAGGCAGAGCTGGGGGGAGACGCGGAGACGGAGAGCGACATCCTCATGTACCTGCGTCACGAGGCTGGCCACGCCTTCAACTACGCCTACCGCCTCTACGACACCGAGGAGTGGCGCAAGGTGTTCGGGGACTACTCCAAGCCCTACCAGGACGACTACAAGCCGCGTCCCTTCAGCCGCAAGTACGTGGTGCACATCTCCGGCTGGTACGCGCAGAAGCACCCGGACGAGGACTTCGCGGAGACGTTCGCCGTGTGGCTGACCCCAGGCATGGACTGGGGCAAGCGTTACCTGGGCTGGGCCGCGCTCAAGAAGCTCCAGTACGTGGATGAGGTCATCCGGCGCATCGGCCGGACGCCACCGGCCGTCCAGCTGGCCGACCGGGACCTGGACGTGGAGCAGATGGAGGAGACGGTCTCCGACCACTACCGCCAGCGCCAGCTCGAAGAGCGCGTGGAGCTGAAGCTGCGCGAGCACCTCGACCACGATCTCCTGGGCCTCTTCGAGCCCGCGGACAGCCCCTCCGCCGCCAGCGCGGAGACGCTGGTGCGGGCTGAGCGCCAGGCCCTCATCCAGTCCGTCACGCGCTACAGCGGCGTGAACCGCGCCGTCATCGTGGCGCTCGTGGACCACCTGCTGGAGCGCACCGCCGCGCTGCGCCTCACCGTGCAGTTGGACAAGACGCGCGAGTACCTCACCAAGCTCACCTCGCTCGTGACGGCGCTGGCGATGAACTACCTCTACACGGATCACTTCTTCGAGGTGGATTGAGGCGCGGCCGCGGGGTGCGCGGGGGACGTTCGATACCTACCCTTGAGACACCATGCCGCTACCGCCCTTGAAGATCGCCATCCTCCACTACCAGCTGGAGGGAGACCCGGTGGACCCCGTCGTCACGCAGGTGGGCGAGTCCCTGAGGGAGCTGGGCCACCAGCCCAGCTTCATCGCGGTGAGCGATCGCGTGGCCGACCTCCTCCAGGAAATCCAGGCCGCACAGTGTGATCTCGTCTTCAACCTCTGCGAGACGTTCGCGGAGGACTACCGCCTGGAGGTGAATGTCGCGGCGCTGATGGAGATGGCGCGCGTGAAGTTCACGGGCTCGAGCACGGCGGGCCTGCTGCTGGCCCAGGACAAGATCCTCACCAAGCAGCTGCTCGAGTACCACGAGATTCCCACCCCGGACTTCGCCACCTTCGACGGCATCTCCGTGGAGACCAACGGGGACCTGGACTTCCCGCTCATTGTGAAGCCGGCCCGGAGCGATGCGTCCATCGGCATCGGCGGCAAGTCGCTGGTGCACAACTGGGAGCAGCTCACCAACCGGGTGCGGGTGATTCGCAAGGAGCTTCAGGACGAGGCGCTCGCCGAGGAGTTCATCCAGGGGCGCGAGGTGTACGTCGGCGTCATCGGTCCCAAGGAGCTGCCGGAGATCCTCCCCATCGTGGAGCTGGACTTCGGCAACTGGGACAAGAACAAGCCGACCATCTCCGACCGCGAGGTGAAGTTCGCCCCCGAGACGGAGGGCTCGCCCAGGCTCGTCATCGCCCGGGACATCTCGACGGTGCTGCGCCAGCGCGTGGAGCGGGCCGCGCTGCTCGCGTACCGGGGCCTCAAGCTCCAGGACTACGCGCGCATCGACCTGCGCATCTCCGAGGCCGGAGACCCCTACATCCTCGAGGTGAACCCCAACCCGTACCTGGAGGACAAGAGCGAGCTGGCGATGGCGGCCCGGGAGAAGGGGCTGTCCTACACCCAGCTCATCGGCCGCATCCTGGACTCGGCGGCCCAACGCTATGGGCTGGAGAAGCGGCAGGCCGCCGGACTCCCGGATTCCGAGACAGCCCCGGTTATTGGGTGAGGAGGCTTGCGCAGAGTCCTGCCGCGCGGGGGATTTCTCGCTAAAAGAGAAGCCCGGCGCCCCGGCGCCCGCGAGTTTCCCCTCCCCGAGGAAGTCTCCCCATGGCCGAAGTCACCTTGGACCTGCGTGGTACGCCGAAAGCCGCGGCGTACGCGGAGCTGCAGCAGCACGTCGAGGCGGTGCTGGAAGGCATCGACGACGAGATCACCGCGATGGCGACCATGAGTTGCCTGTTGCACCACGCCTTCGGGCACCTGTGGACGGGCTTCTACCGGGTGGTGCAGCCCGGGAAGCTGCTCCGGGTGGGCCCCTACCAGGGCACGCTGGGGTGCCTGGAGATCACCTTCGGCAAGGGCGTGTGCGGGGTGGCCGCGGCCACGCGCGAGACGGTGGTGGTGCCCGACGTGCATGCCTTCCCGGGCCACATCACGTGCGACGGCCGCTCGCAGTCGGAGATCGTCGTGCCGGTGTTCGGCAAGAACCGTGAGCTCATCGCGGTGCTGGACATCGACTCGGAGCACAAGGCCACCTTCGACGCGGTGGACCAGCAGGCGCTCGAGACGATGATGGGGTGGTTCTCGCGCCCGCGCGGCTAGAGCGTGCGGTGCACGCGCAGCAGGGCGTAGGCCGCCAGCGTGCTCGCGTCCTGGATGCGCCCCGCCCGGACCTGGGCCTCGAACTCGCGCACGGTCACCTGTGTGCAGACAAGGCCCGCCTCCTCCTGCTCCAGCTTCTGGGGGCCCCGTGTGAGGTCCTCGGCCAGGAAGACGTGCATGCCCTGGTTGGAATAGCCCGGGGCTTCGAACAGGCGGCCCAGGTACGTCATGCGTCCGGCCATCAGCCCCGTCTCTTCCTGGAGCTCTCCGGCGGCGACCGACTCCGGAGAGGCGTCCGCCTGGGTCTCCCACGCGCCCTGAGGAAATTCCAGGGACTGGGCCTGCACGGGATAGCGGTACTGCTCCACCAGGTGGAACGTGCCGTGCTCGTAGGGAATGACGAGCGCGAAGTCCACCTTGCAGACCACGCCGTAGATGCCCGTCGAGCCATCCGGCCTGCGGATGGTGTCCTCCCGCACGGTCATCCACCGGTTGCGGTAGACCTCTCTCGAACCGAGCGTTTCAATCGTCATGGGCCCGAGATTACCCTCCAGGCGAGCCTCCGGGCGATCGTGGGAATGGCTGCCCCACTCCCCGTGTAGATTTGGGGGAGTGAGGTTGTTAGTGGACGAGTCCTGCTCAAGGAGCCGCCGTGTTCCGACTTGAAACAGACCGGACGCTCATCGAGTCCTTCCGGCCCCGTGACCGCCGGGTCATCGAGATGCCCGCGGACATCACCTTCCCGCTCTTCGTGCGCGATTACCTGGCCTGGACGGAGACGTCCGGGGGGCGCGTGTACCTCGTCTTCGCCGCGCCCGGCAGCCGCAAGCCCATTGGCATCATCTTCCGCCGGGACGTGTCCAGCGGAGGCCCGCCCACCACGCAGATGTGCGACTGGTGCCACTACTCCGGCTCCTCGAACGAGGTGGGCCTGCTCACCGCCGACGTGAACAGCAAGCGCCGCGTGGGGGTGAACCTCTGCATGGACCTGCGCTGCCAGGCGAAGCTGGAGGACGCCGCGGATCGCACCGGGCGCCATCCGCTCGAAGCCCTCACACGGCTCCGGGAGCGCATGTCCCGCTTCGCCCACGAGGCGCTCGGCATCCAGGTGCAGCCAGCCGCGTGAAGGAGGGGCCCGGTACTCGGGCCCCTCTCTCCGCTAGCGGCAGATGTCGCGATCGTACAGCGGGTAGAAGTGACCCTCGGCGTTCCCCGTCAGCGAGCGGGCGTAGATGCCTCCATCGAAGCTCCCGTTGCTGAATTGGATGTCCGCGAAGGGCGCGAGCACCGTGCCCTGGAAGCCGAAACCCTCGGCGGTGATGGCCGTGGCATCCACGAAGTTGTAGAGCACCCTGCGCTTGTCGATGCCGCCGCGAAGTTCCGTGCTGAAGCCTGTGAACGTGGCCGAACTGCCCAGGATGTTGATCACGGCCAGTGAACCCGCCGGGGCCTGAATCGACAGCTGCGTGGCCCCCGTGAACGACCCGGCACTCATCTGGAAGACGTTCACCTGGGGATCCGAGCCGCTCAGCGTGATAACGCCCCAGGGTTGCTGCACCGTTCCGTTGGCCGTCAGGCTCCCCAGGGCCGAGGACAGCGCCCGCAGCTTGCCGCCCCTGGCGGCGAAATCGATGGGTGACCCTTGGGCCAAGGTACCCCGAGGGTGAAGCACACCTGAATCCGCGTTGTAGCTTCCCCCGTACCAGGCATCTCCCCAGATACCCCCATTGGAGAGCGTCAGATCGCCACCCGCCACCAGTGTCTGGGCAATCTGGTTCTCTGACAGCTTGAATCCCACGGCGAAGTGGGTCATGGCGATGTTGCCCCCGGCGGCCACCTTCCCCTCCACATCCGTGCCCTGCGTGTAGTCCCCCTGCAGGAAGAGGTTGTAGTCGCTCAGGCGCACCTCGATGCAGGCCGGACACGCCAGGTTCACCTTCGCCGAGGCTGTGTTGTTGTCCTCGCGGCACTCCAGCTCACGGCCAGAGCCCGTGCCATAGTCCGCCACGGCGAAGATCTCCGCAGTTCCTCCCGGTGCCGGAGCCCACCGGAGTGAGGCGATGGCGCTGTCACCTACAGCCAGGATGCGCGGCAGCGTAGCCACCCCCAGCAGCGTCCCGCCCGAAGCGGGATTGCCCTGGAAGAAGGCGACCTTGAGCCCGGCAGAGGCGGCGGCCTCGCCTTGGTTGCTCACACGTGCGCTGAGAGTGACGGATGCATTCGCACCACAAGAAACTCCCACTTCCGAGGCGACGAGATCCGAGGCAGCAAAGGGATGCGCCGAGCCGGTGCCCTGACTGTTGGACCGGAACGTATTGAGGCCCGGTACGAGCCAGTTCGTCACCGGCTGGGCGGGAATGGTGCCATCATCGTTGACGTTGGTGACCGAGTAAGCGTGCTGGTTCCAAATGGGCCGGGCATTCACCCACCCATCCTTCCGGTCCCGGTACACGCGAATGCCTGCCACTCCCGGGTGACCCTTGTAGTTATTGGAGGCAACGACAATCTCCGCATTGTTGTCGCCATCCACGTCCACGATGACCGGATTCTCGAAGACAGTGCCCGAGGCGTGCGGGACTTCGAAGCGCACGGTTCCCGTTCTGCCGTCATAGATACGCAGGCGATCCTCGTCTGCATAGACAACCTCGAACCTACCGTCACCCTCGAAGTCAAAGGAGGAAGAGCCCGTCCGGCCAGAACTCGTGTCGTGCGTGGGCTTCGACCACAGCAACGCGCCATTCGCCTTGAAAACGGAGTATCGCGTCTCACCCGCCACGCCAATCTCGGGCTTTCCATCGCCGTCAAAGTCCGCGATGTTGGGCGGCCCACCGAACCCTCCTCCTGGAATGGATTTGGTCCACATCTTCTTGCACTTGTCATTCAGAAGCGTGACCGCTTTGCCCACCACGACGATCTCTCCGAAGGGGCCCGCGTCAAAATTACCCACCCCTACCAAGCCATCCTCGATGTCATCGTTCCTGCACAGCGATGAGCCATTGGCACGGTAGATGGACCGGTTGTTGATGACCTCTTGGACTCCATCGCCATCAATGTCCGCCGCGAACGAGAAGCCCCCCTGATAGGGAAAACCTCCGACCCCTCCGGCACCCACCCACTTCAAGGCTCCTGTGTGGGTAAAGACGTGGTTCGCGCTGAGGATCTCGACATTTCCGTCTCTATCCAGGTCTGCCAACGACGGGCCTCCCCGGCGATTATCGGGTTGATCCCCCGGGGTCCGGAACTTGTAGCTGCCATCGTGCTCAAAGCAGATGACGCCCTTTCCACCCTTGGGGATCGTGCAAACCTCTGGCTTGCCATCATGGTCAATGTCTCCCGCCGCGATGTGGGACGGGCCGTGAACCCTGTATCTCTCGTCCGAGACCGTCCATAAATCACTTCCATCCGCGCCGCTGATCGCCCGGACAACTCCCGAATCGATGACTTCGCCAGCGAAGGCATTGAACACCACATCGGGAATTCCATCGCCATTGAGTTCGATCACCACGGGTGTCATCATCACCTGATCGTGGCCGGGAAGGATGCGCGAGTCGTTGCGTTTCCATTCCCATTCCAGCTCGGGTTCGAAGCTCGAGGTGAAGGGAGGCTGAACTTTGCAGCTTCCTGCCTGCGTGAGCGATTGCTGAGAGGGGCTCACGTGCTCCTGCTCCCTCTCCCCACCACAGGCTGCCCAGCCCAGCGTCAGCAGCACTGCCACCCAACGTCCGCCCAAGTGCTGCCTTCCCCCGCGTCCTGCGGGGGAGGGAGTATTTTTCCGGCTGTACATGAATGTTTTCCAAGAAGGGTTCATGGTCTGGAGCGGTTTCCTCTCCGGCCACGGTCAATGGCCTACAAGGCTGTGTGCCATTCCAACCCTACATGAAACGCATTGACCTCGATGGTGTCGGCTGGCCGGCCGCCCAGCTGACTGGCTTCAACACCTGGTCAATCCTGCATCTTCCAGTAGAGGAGATCCGCAGCCCCGGAAGAGGTCCACGGCTGCCCATCCAGTTCAAGCGTGCCGGACAGCGTGGTGCCCAGCACCAGGCCTCCCGCGGGCTGCGGGGCCATGAGGAAGAGCCGGTCGTAGGCGGCCACGTGGTCCCACTGGAACTGCCCCTCCCCGGAGTACCGCGCCACGAAGGGCCGGACCGCTTGGAGAAAGGGCGCGCCATCAGCGTCACCCAGCGTCCCGCCTCCGAGATCGAACTCCCCCACGCCCCAGCCCGACACCGTCAGGGTCCGGTCCTCCCCCATGCGGAGCTGCTCGAATGTGAGGCTGGCCCCGTTCCCGGTTTCCACGGAGGTGAGCCACGCATCGGTGCCCGTCGCGCTCAGTTGCCCGACGAAGCCGTTGGTGTTGGGGGGGGCCGGAGGGCCCCGGCGGGGATCGCCTCCCAGATAGCTGCGCCCCCCGAAGGTGAAGCTCCCCCCGAAGTTGCCAATGAAGGCCACTTGGCCCGTGCCTTGGGCCTGGAGGCCCATCACATCGCCGTAGGCCCCCCCGAAGAGCCGCTTCCACAGCAGGCGGCCCGTGGCGCTGTACTTCGCGATGAAGGGCGCCTGCACACCGAGGACGCCATCGCCCAGGTTCATCCAGGCGCCGGAGGAACCTCCGAGCAGGACGTTGCCCTCGGGGTCCGTGGTGATGCTCTGGAGGCGCGGCGTCTTCCCGGGCGTGTCAAACACCCCGCTCTGGAGCGCCGCGGACCACTGGTGCTTGCCCTCCCAGGAGAACTTCGCGACGAAGCCTCCCTCGCCCCACGCCTCGCCCGTGTTGCCCGTGAGGTGCGAGCTCAAGGGCCCGCCGCCCAGGTCCAGCGTGCCCCGGAACGCCCCCGTCACCACCAGGCTCCCGGCCGCATCGGTGGCCACCGCGGACGGAGCCGCCCGCTGGAGCTCGCCGCGGATGCCCAGGGCCGAGAAGCCCTGGGTCCACACGGTCTGGCCCGTGGGCGAGAACTTGGCGATGAAGAACCCTTCCCAGCTCTGGCTGCCGGTGACGGCGGGCAAGGGCCCCGCGCCCAAGTCCGGCGAGCCGCGATACCTCCCCACCAGGAGGATGTTGCCCAGCGAGGTCAACGTGACGGAGGTGGCGTGCACCGCCTCCGTCGTCACCACCCGGCTCCACGCGAGGCTGCCGTCCGCGTTGTAGAGCCCGAGGGCGAGCCCCTCTTCCCGGGGAAACGCCACCGGCCCGAACCGCCCCACCGCGAGGAACCCGCCCTGCGGGTGCGCCGACAAGGCATCCAGGTGCTCGGCCCCCATTCCTCCGTACTTGCGAATCCACGCCGTCCGCCCGCTTGCCGCCGTCTGAGCAGCCGCTGCCTCAGGGGCCTCCCTGCCTGCTGGCTCACTCCAGCCTCCCGTGAGGAGCAGCACCGCCAGCGCCACCGCACACCGTCCACGTATCCCTGATTTCTGCGCCATGCTGGATCTCCCGAAAAGAAGAGAATCCATAGGCAGTGCGCGGCGGATCGACCTGGGAACTGGCGCTTCTGGGAAGCCTGCCGATGTGTGTTTCCCGGCGGGACCGGCCGGCCGTGTTCAGAAGAAGTGCATCCAGGGCGGCCTTGGTAGCATGAGCCGCATGATCCGCTCCTTCTCGAAGTTCCTCCCTGCCCTGGCGATTTCGACAGGGCTGGCAGCCCCCACGGCGCTCGCCTGCACCAGCCTGCTGGTGAGCAAGGGCGCCTCGTCTGACGGCTCGACCTTCATCACCTACGCGGCGGACTCGCACGAGCTCTACGGCGAGCTGTACTACACGCCCGCGCGCCGCAACGCCGCGGGAGCCCAGCGCGACATCTTCGAATGGGACACCGGCAAGTTCCTGGGCCGCATCCCCGAGGCCCCCGTCACCTACTCGGTGGTGGGCAACATGAACGAGCACCAGCTCTCCATCAGCGAGTCCACGTTCACCGGCCGCAAGGAGCTGGAGGCGCCCAACGGCATCATCGACTACGGCTCACTCATCTACATCGGCCTGGAGCGCGCGAAGACCGCGCGCGAGGCCATCCAGGTGATGACCCGCCTGGTGGCCGAGCACGGCTATGCCTCCACCGGCGAGTCCTTCTCCATTGCCGATCCAAAGGAAGCGTGGATCCTGGAGATGATCGGCAAGGGCGAGGGCAAGAAGGGCGCGGTCTGGGTCGCGCGCCGCCTGCCCGAGGGCTACCTGTCCGCGCACGCCAACCAGGCCCGCATCCGCCAGTTCCCCCTGAAGGATCCGGAGAACACCCTCTACTCCGCCGACGTCATCTCCTTCGCGCGTGAGAAGGGCTGGTTCACCGGGGCGGACAAGGACTTCAGCTTCGCCGACACCTACCACCCGCTGGACTTCGAGGGCGCGCGCTTCGCCGAAGCCCGCGTGTGGAGCATCTTCCGCCGGGCGGCGCCCTCCCTGGGGCTCGGCGTGGAGAGCGTGAATGGCTCGGATCCCACCAAGCGGCTGCCCTTGTGGGTAAAGCCCGAGCGCAAGGTGTCCGTGCAGGACGTGATGGGGCTCATGCGCGACCACTTCGAGGGCACCACGCTGGACATGTCGAAGGACGTGGGGGCGGGCCCCTACGCGGTGCCCTACCGCTGGCGGCCGATGACGTGGGAGGTGGACGGCAAGAAGTACGTCCACGAGCGCGCCATCTCCACGCAGCAGACGGGCTTCTCCTTCGTGGCGCAGATGCGCTCCTGGATGCCCGCGCCCGTGGGCGGTGTGCTCTGGTTCGGCGTGGATGACACGTACACCACCGTCTACACGCCCATGTACGCGGGCATCCGCCGCGCGCCGAAGAACTTCGCCCAGGGCGTGGC
Encoded proteins:
- a CDS encoding serine/threonine protein kinase, which translates into the protein MASPCVHCGSTAGPDHLCSGANLALLGQVLDGRYKIDSVLGHGGMGMVFRATQTSVQRPVAVKTLNSALAVAPTFFERFRREAEVASRLRHPNVITIFDFGRAPDGTCYFVMELLGGESLKEIVKRDGPMPLRRAVNLLEQAARGLAHAHAENCVHRDLKPHNIMVQQLDGKDFVKVLDFGLVKAMEQDEEEQLTSTGQVLGTPQYMPPEQAGGELVDARSDLYALTGVLFYCLTGTSPYGANTVRKALTAALTQTVPAVNSKRQGAPVPPSIDDFMQKGLAREKEDRFQSAEEFIEEMLDAIEGLSNEELDAAPSGGATGRENGSGSKPSVSKHRKPGSPVGSSSARASRPSSGASGRSPNVIVAKGASGSPSSNRSRSSGGAAPRAAPAPEGMPLAKKAALVGVPALLLLAGLGVVAVKMRGEDKAPARVQQAERVPAQQPLPSEPPALAAAEAPPAAPSPTVLVKCNTTPDGAAIFNERDEQIGTTPGMLALPRGQKHRLTFRLAGHQDAERPLDLSIAAGDMLAVDVPLTPLRAAPTPGKPKPARPASPPASDISIFE
- a CDS encoding NUDIX domain-containing protein: MTIETLGSREVYRNRWMTVREDTIRRPDGSTGIYGVVCKVDFALVIPYEHGTFHLVEQYRYPVQAQSLEFPQGAWETQADASPESVAAGELQEETGLMAGRMTYLGRLFEAPGYSNQGMHVFLAEDLTRGPQKLEQEEAGLVCTQVTVREFEAQVRAGRIQDASTLAAYALLRVHRTL
- a CDS encoding FBP domain-containing protein, yielding MFRLETDRTLIESFRPRDRRVIEMPADITFPLFVRDYLAWTETSGGRVYLVFAAPGSRKPIGIIFRRDVSSGGPPTTQMCDWCHYSGSSNEVGLLTADVNSKRRVGVNLCMDLRCQAKLEDAADRTGRHPLEALTRLRERMSRFAHEALGIQVQPAA
- a CDS encoding ABC-F family ATP-binding cassette domain-containing protein, which produces MSLIIAQDLCLAYGKKVLFDDTSFTLGPRDRVGLVGANGTGKSSLMKLLAGAQHADSGTIIYARGARVGYLPQELAGLPEGSVVEAVMSTVPGRDALEARLKKTETALAQETDEAGQLELSQELADLHTELDHFEDHYGRHHAERILKGLGFRDADLAKPTSALSGGWRMRAALAGLLLQDPDLLLLDEPTNHLDVPTLTWFDGFMRRSNKALVLISHDRDFLNRQVNRIVSLEIEGLRSYVGNYNDYKRQRAEEMEQLKARAAKVEARRAELQSFIDRFGAKATKARQAKSREKMLERLEEVHLLEERSTVHFRFPEVERSGRDVATLKGVSKRYGPQVVYSGLDARLERGQRIAVVGANGAGKTTLLKILAGELAADGGEVSLGHNVVMGYYAQHHADTLDKRNSILEEVQPLAADKPQSYVRGVLGAFLFSGDDVDKPIGVLSGGERARVALAKLLLRPSNFLLMDEPTNHLDLDSTEMLIEALQGYGGTLLFVSHNRGFVNSLATTVWDVVDGKVVPYAGNLDEYLYHQEQLRLKAEAEAAGAGEKGKPGDKASSAPVSEKDRKRLEAEARQRRNTVEGPIKKEIARIEERIAKLEATQKEREAQLADPELYNDFARAKPLMDTHRAGKEELEALYAAWETAQEKLAEAAASLG
- a CDS encoding D-alanine--D-alanine ligase family protein; translated protein: MPLPPLKIAILHYQLEGDPVDPVVTQVGESLRELGHQPSFIAVSDRVADLLQEIQAAQCDLVFNLCETFAEDYRLEVNVAALMEMARVKFTGSSTAGLLLAQDKILTKQLLEYHEIPTPDFATFDGISVETNGDLDFPLIVKPARSDASIGIGGKSLVHNWEQLTNRVRVIRKELQDEALAEEFIQGREVYVGVIGPKELPEILPIVELDFGNWDKNKPTISDREVKFAPETEGSPRLVIARDISTVLRQRVERAALLAYRGLKLQDYARIDLRISEAGDPYILEVNPNPYLEDKSELAMAAREKGLSYTQLIGRILDSAAQRYGLEKRQAAGLPDSETAPVIG
- a CDS encoding putative zinc-binding metallopeptidase, which codes for MLSTSQITFREKTLADPHEAEGSPRRTERETLLQARIKDLKLHLQGTPLERHIQQLYTELEAKGISFRPECYLSDQWGCPSGVPVIGLPFYLADPRLHTLEAELGGDAETESDILMYLRHEAGHAFNYAYRLYDTEEWRKVFGDYSKPYQDDYKPRPFSRKYVVHISGWYAQKHPDEDFAETFAVWLTPGMDWGKRYLGWAALKKLQYVDEVIRRIGRTPPAVQLADRDLDVEQMEETVSDHYRQRQLEERVELKLREHLDHDLLGLFEPADSPSAASAETLVRAERQALIQSVTRYSGVNRAVIVALVDHLLERTAALRLTVQLDKTREYLTKLTSLVTALAMNYLYTDHFFEVD
- a CDS encoding GAF domain-containing protein, producing MAEVTLDLRGTPKAAAYAELQQHVEAVLEGIDDEITAMATMSCLLHHAFGHLWTGFYRVVQPGKLLRVGPYQGTLGCLEITFGKGVCGVAAATRETVVVPDVHAFPGHITCDGRSQSEIVVPVFGKNRELIAVLDIDSEHKATFDAVDQQALETMMGWFSRPRG